The proteins below come from a single Seriola aureovittata isolate HTS-2021-v1 ecotype China chromosome 23, ASM2101889v1, whole genome shotgun sequence genomic window:
- the LOC130164103 gene encoding astrocytic phosphoprotein PEA-15 produces MAEYSSLLSDLSENITNEDLEQLKSACKEDIPEDQSNNITSSKEWFSYLEKNDKLAQDNLSYIEHIFEISRRPDLLTRVIEYRTTVLKISEDDEIDTKLTRIPSAKKYKDIIRQPSEDEIIKLAPPPKKV; encoded by the exons ATGGCGGAGTACAGCTCTCTGCTCAGCGACCTGTCTGAAAACATCACCAACGAGGACTTGGAGCAGCTCAAGTCGGCCTGCAAGGAGGACATCCCCGAGGACCAGAGCAACAACATCACCTCCTCCAAAGAGTGGTTCAGCTACCTGGAGAAGAATGACAAGTTGGCCCAGG ATAACCTGTCATACATCGAGCACATCTTTGAGATTTCACGGCGACCGGACCTGTTGACGAGGGTGATCGAGTACCGCACCACCGTGCTCAAGATCTCTGAGGATGACGAAATCGACACCAAGCTCACACGCATCCCCTCGGCCAAGAAATACAAAG acatcatccGCCAGCCCTCTGAAGATGAGATCATCAAGTTGGCCCCGCCCCCTAAAAAAGTGTGA
- the LOC130164090 gene encoding sterile alpha motif domain-containing protein 9-like isoform X1: MANGPALSTAKGGEIYLGSEIVNSFSLLDVLYANQFEGVSLDPKLSEQTEENFYRGAPPDWLNFHISEQAEYRGIGTPFIKRDGYDTLEQQIRQRRKRPGISTVKLFHQSGCGGTTLAMQVLWDLQKTFRCAVLTGSTLDIPKVAKEVVHLFTAGSRGHQNTVLLLLNDEHILEKLRDSIMKTIAEQKVVVYMPVAILLSCVRKDEVVQSDHVALQRALSDTERQKFNEKKKELSRQYSDKCTQFYGFNIMQTNFSPAYIQQVCTVFSKVKKKNRPKKTQLAAFLSLLNAYVPGSYLLESQCLDFFKHDDHGDLSLEERMQPFSHLIVTFQQDETSERRVRMAHSMIAKQCTELMAEAGVNRSDTARNLLTCLCRDEVPQCLLGFVKDMLTKREMKKEENPNSSTEIKDEQERFSRLILDIQKKEGDVESASVLKVASKEMDTNPFFPQALARVYYIELKDYNEAEMWAKEAKKRDPQSSFVADTLGQVHKNHLNYLKRKEFDAKPRDILQLATKAIEAFKHEEQLAENERESDMKGDGATKVSHVFNSRGQFGYVQVCNVLFDLLVRQNETWRKVLTKNVSMSSVLESLGDNKLDRFNDLINSLRDEVERKCDFFDKYLTYSKPDMKKDDAPYISKDTSDCYTKYVRDSPPRHVKEECAPYIQKLKQSLAETSAGILSYLDREYTEAELKEITTWWEKIYSSKDSLTALVNYILAHIMLINTGLDSPPKHSCLTAFRHKIPLNPKEAPELHMLALLLYWPTDSEDKCVFNLTQLVQHMHCSYEHAYKKYFRSRYLRPLFFIGKGQSLKRIVHRKVLEGWADTEAIKESNWSNEKIFQDPKIQEHLLRVEGVVRNYSLYATVGGTQIEVDANLQNSLWKQRQVSFYLGFTIRGPVAFSIQTKTTEKVEMSEMDVSKPGEVKPNLSACPDTTKGSSGMLTPSGNDGSAMKQDST; the protein is encoded by the exons ATGGCAAATGGACCAGCCTTATCCACTGCTAAGGGTGGGGAAATTTACCTAGGGAGTGAAATCGTTAATTCCTTCTCACTTTTGGATGTTCTTTATGCAAATCAGTTTGAAGGAGTGTCTTTGGATCCAAAACTTTCCGAGCAGACGGAGGAAAACTTTTACAGAGGGGCCCCACCTGATTGGTTGAACTTTCACATTAGTGAACAGGCAGAGTACCGTGGCATTGGAACTCCTTTTATTAAACGAGATGGATACGATACACTTGAACAACAAATTCGTCAAAGAAGAAAACGCCCTGGAATATCGACGGTTAAACTGTTCCACCAGTCAGGATGTGGGGGAACCACTCTGGCCATGCAGGTGTTGTGGGACTTGCAGAAAACATTCAGGTGTGCTGTTTTAACAGGCTCAACCTTAGACATCCCAAAGGTTGCAAAGGAGGTGGTTCACCTTTTCACAGCAGGCAGTCGAGGCCACCAGAACACGGTGCTGCTGTTACTGAATGATGAGCATATTCTGGAAAAACTGCGAGATAGCATTATGAAGACGATTGCTGAACAGAAGGTAGTTGTCTATATGCCTGTGGCAATTTTACTCAGCTGTGTGAGAAAAGATGAAGTGGTACAGAGTGACCATGTTGCCCTACAAAGAGCACTctctgacacagagagacaaaaattcaatgagaaaaagaaagaactcAGCAGACAATACAGTGATAAATGCACACAGTTCTATGGCTTTAACATAATGCAAACAAATTTCTCTCCAGCCTACATCCAACAAGTATGTACAGTATTctccaaagtaaaaaaaaaaaacagaccaaagaAGACTCAGCTTGCTGCCTTCCTGTCCCTGCTGAATGCCTATGTACCAGGTTCATATCTCCTGGAGTCTCAGTGCCTGGACTTCTTCAAACATGATGACCATGGAGACCTTTCACTGGAGGAGAGAATGCAGCCCTTTAGTCATCTCATCGTCACCTTCCAACAAGACGAAACATCTGAAAGAAGAGTCCGCATGGCTCACTCAATGATAGCAAAGCAATGTACTGAACTGATGGCTGAGGCAGGTGTGAACAGAAGTGACACAGCAAGAAACCTTTTGACGTGTTTGTGCAGAGACGAGGTTCCCCAATGTTTGCTTGGCTTTGTCAAAGACATGTTAACCaaaagggaaatgaaaaaagaagagaacCCAAACAGTAGTACAGAGATTAAAGACGAGCAAGAAAGATTTTCTAGACTGATTCTAGATATTCAGAAAAAGGAGGGCGATGTCGAGAGTGCATCAGTTTTAAAAGTGGCGTCAAAAGAAATGGATACAAATCCATTTTTTCCACAAGCACTTGCTCGTGTTTATTACATAGAACTAAAAGACTACAACGAGGCAGAAATGTGGgcaaaagaggcaaaaaaacgaGATCCCCAAAGTTCATTTGTTGCTGATACACTGGGTCAAGTCCATAAGAACCATCTGAACTATCTGAAGAGGAAAGAGTTTGATGCCAAACCAAGAGATATCTTGCAACTGGCCACAAAGGCCATTGAAGCTTTCAAACATGAAGAACAACTTGCTGAAAATGAACGTGAGTCAGACATGAAAGGGGATGGCGCGACTAAAGTCTCACATGTTTTTAACAGCAGAGGGCAGTTTGGTTACGTTCAGGTTTGCAACGTTCTGTTTGACCTTCTTGTTCGTCAGAACGAAACCTGGAGAAAAGTTCTCACAAAGAACGTGTCCATGAGCTCTGTCCTGGAATCACTTGGAGACAACAAACTCGACAGGTTTAATGATCTGATAAACAGCCTCAGAGACgaggtggaaagaaaatgtgatttttttgataaataccTGACTTACTCAAAGCCTGACATGAAGAAAGATGATGCCCCATACATTTCTAAAGACACCTCAGACTGCTACACCAAATATGTCAGAGACTCCCCACCCAGACATGTGAAAGAAGAATGTGCTCCTTACATCCAGAAACTTAAACAAAGCCTGGCTGAGACCTCTGCTGGAATACTCTCCTACCTTGACAGAGAATACACTGAAGCAGAGCTTAAAGAAATAACTACATGGTGGGAAAAAATCTACTCAAGCAAAGATTCCTTAACAGCTCTGGTCAACTACATTCTTGCTCatataatgttaataaataCAGGATTGGATTCCCCCCCTAAACACAGTTGTTTAACTGCATTTAGACATAAAATACCCCTGAACCCAAAAGAAGCACCTGAGCTCCACATGTTAGCCCTCCTCTTATACTGGCCTACAGACAGTGAAGACAAATGTGTCTTCAACCTCACTCAATTGGTCCAGCACATGCATTGCTCTTATGAACACGCCTATAAGAAATACTTTCGTTCAAGGTACCTTCGCCCTCTGTTTTTCATTGGAAAAGGTCAAAGTCTGAAGAGAATTGTTCACAGAAAAGTCCTTGAGGGATGGGCAGATACAGAAGCAATAAAAGAGAGCAACTGGAGCAATGAGAAGATTTTTCAAGATCCCAAGATTCAAGAACATCTTCTCAGAGTTGAAGGGGTGGTACGAAACTACAGCCTGTATGCAACTGTTGGAGGCACACAGATTGAAGTGGATGCAAACCTGCAAAACAGCCTCTGGAAGCAACGTCAAGTTTCCTTTTACCTTGGATTCACCATCAGAGGACCTGTAGCCTTTAGCATCCAGACCAAAACTACAGAAAAGG TAGAAATGTCAGAGATGGATGTTTCAAAACCTGGAGAAGTAAAACCCAACCTGTCTGCCTGCCCAGATACCACTAAAG GGTCCTCTGGGATGTTGACGCCTTCTGGAAATGATGGCAGTGCAATG AAACAGGACTCCACTTAG
- the LOC130164090 gene encoding sterile alpha motif domain-containing protein 9-like isoform X2, which produces MANGPALSTAKGGEIYLGSEIVNSFSLLDVLYANQFEGVSLDPKLSEQTEENFYRGAPPDWLNFHISEQAEYRGIGTPFIKRDGYDTLEQQIRQRRKRPGISTVKLFHQSGCGGTTLAMQVLWDLQKTFRCAVLTGSTLDIPKVAKEVVHLFTAGSRGHQNTVLLLLNDEHILEKLRDSIMKTIAEQKVVVYMPVAILLSCVRKDEVVQSDHVALQRALSDTERQKFNEKKKELSRQYSDKCTQFYGFNIMQTNFSPAYIQQVCTVFSKVKKKNRPKKTQLAAFLSLLNAYVPGSYLLESQCLDFFKHDDHGDLSLEERMQPFSHLIVTFQQDETSERRVRMAHSMIAKQCTELMAEAGVNRSDTARNLLTCLCRDEVPQCLLGFVKDMLTKREMKKEENPNSSTEIKDEQERFSRLILDIQKKEGDVESASVLKVASKEMDTNPFFPQALARVYYIELKDYNEAEMWAKEAKKRDPQSSFVADTLGQVHKNHLNYLKRKEFDAKPRDILQLATKAIEAFKHEEQLAENERESDMKGDGATKVSHVFNSRGQFGYVQVCNVLFDLLVRQNETWRKVLTKNVSMSSVLESLGDNKLDRFNDLINSLRDEVERKCDFFDKYLTYSKPDMKKDDAPYISKDTSDCYTKYVRDSPPRHVKEECAPYIQKLKQSLAETSAGILSYLDREYTEAELKEITTWWEKIYSSKDSLTALVNYILAHIMLINTGLDSPPKHSCLTAFRHKIPLNPKEAPELHMLALLLYWPTDSEDKCVFNLTQLVQHMHCSYEHAYKKYFRSRYLRPLFFIGKGQSLKRIVHRKVLEGWADTEAIKESNWSNEKIFQDPKIQEHLLRVEGVVRNYSLYATVGGTQIEVDANLQNSLWKQRQVSFYLGFTIRGPVAFSIQTKTTEKEMSEMDVSKPGEVKPNLSACPDTTKGSSGMLTPSGNDGSAMKQDST; this is translated from the exons ATGGCAAATGGACCAGCCTTATCCACTGCTAAGGGTGGGGAAATTTACCTAGGGAGTGAAATCGTTAATTCCTTCTCACTTTTGGATGTTCTTTATGCAAATCAGTTTGAAGGAGTGTCTTTGGATCCAAAACTTTCCGAGCAGACGGAGGAAAACTTTTACAGAGGGGCCCCACCTGATTGGTTGAACTTTCACATTAGTGAACAGGCAGAGTACCGTGGCATTGGAACTCCTTTTATTAAACGAGATGGATACGATACACTTGAACAACAAATTCGTCAAAGAAGAAAACGCCCTGGAATATCGACGGTTAAACTGTTCCACCAGTCAGGATGTGGGGGAACCACTCTGGCCATGCAGGTGTTGTGGGACTTGCAGAAAACATTCAGGTGTGCTGTTTTAACAGGCTCAACCTTAGACATCCCAAAGGTTGCAAAGGAGGTGGTTCACCTTTTCACAGCAGGCAGTCGAGGCCACCAGAACACGGTGCTGCTGTTACTGAATGATGAGCATATTCTGGAAAAACTGCGAGATAGCATTATGAAGACGATTGCTGAACAGAAGGTAGTTGTCTATATGCCTGTGGCAATTTTACTCAGCTGTGTGAGAAAAGATGAAGTGGTACAGAGTGACCATGTTGCCCTACAAAGAGCACTctctgacacagagagacaaaaattcaatgagaaaaagaaagaactcAGCAGACAATACAGTGATAAATGCACACAGTTCTATGGCTTTAACATAATGCAAACAAATTTCTCTCCAGCCTACATCCAACAAGTATGTACAGTATTctccaaagtaaaaaaaaaaaacagaccaaagaAGACTCAGCTTGCTGCCTTCCTGTCCCTGCTGAATGCCTATGTACCAGGTTCATATCTCCTGGAGTCTCAGTGCCTGGACTTCTTCAAACATGATGACCATGGAGACCTTTCACTGGAGGAGAGAATGCAGCCCTTTAGTCATCTCATCGTCACCTTCCAACAAGACGAAACATCTGAAAGAAGAGTCCGCATGGCTCACTCAATGATAGCAAAGCAATGTACTGAACTGATGGCTGAGGCAGGTGTGAACAGAAGTGACACAGCAAGAAACCTTTTGACGTGTTTGTGCAGAGACGAGGTTCCCCAATGTTTGCTTGGCTTTGTCAAAGACATGTTAACCaaaagggaaatgaaaaaagaagagaacCCAAACAGTAGTACAGAGATTAAAGACGAGCAAGAAAGATTTTCTAGACTGATTCTAGATATTCAGAAAAAGGAGGGCGATGTCGAGAGTGCATCAGTTTTAAAAGTGGCGTCAAAAGAAATGGATACAAATCCATTTTTTCCACAAGCACTTGCTCGTGTTTATTACATAGAACTAAAAGACTACAACGAGGCAGAAATGTGGgcaaaagaggcaaaaaaacgaGATCCCCAAAGTTCATTTGTTGCTGATACACTGGGTCAAGTCCATAAGAACCATCTGAACTATCTGAAGAGGAAAGAGTTTGATGCCAAACCAAGAGATATCTTGCAACTGGCCACAAAGGCCATTGAAGCTTTCAAACATGAAGAACAACTTGCTGAAAATGAACGTGAGTCAGACATGAAAGGGGATGGCGCGACTAAAGTCTCACATGTTTTTAACAGCAGAGGGCAGTTTGGTTACGTTCAGGTTTGCAACGTTCTGTTTGACCTTCTTGTTCGTCAGAACGAAACCTGGAGAAAAGTTCTCACAAAGAACGTGTCCATGAGCTCTGTCCTGGAATCACTTGGAGACAACAAACTCGACAGGTTTAATGATCTGATAAACAGCCTCAGAGACgaggtggaaagaaaatgtgatttttttgataaataccTGACTTACTCAAAGCCTGACATGAAGAAAGATGATGCCCCATACATTTCTAAAGACACCTCAGACTGCTACACCAAATATGTCAGAGACTCCCCACCCAGACATGTGAAAGAAGAATGTGCTCCTTACATCCAGAAACTTAAACAAAGCCTGGCTGAGACCTCTGCTGGAATACTCTCCTACCTTGACAGAGAATACACTGAAGCAGAGCTTAAAGAAATAACTACATGGTGGGAAAAAATCTACTCAAGCAAAGATTCCTTAACAGCTCTGGTCAACTACATTCTTGCTCatataatgttaataaataCAGGATTGGATTCCCCCCCTAAACACAGTTGTTTAACTGCATTTAGACATAAAATACCCCTGAACCCAAAAGAAGCACCTGAGCTCCACATGTTAGCCCTCCTCTTATACTGGCCTACAGACAGTGAAGACAAATGTGTCTTCAACCTCACTCAATTGGTCCAGCACATGCATTGCTCTTATGAACACGCCTATAAGAAATACTTTCGTTCAAGGTACCTTCGCCCTCTGTTTTTCATTGGAAAAGGTCAAAGTCTGAAGAGAATTGTTCACAGAAAAGTCCTTGAGGGATGGGCAGATACAGAAGCAATAAAAGAGAGCAACTGGAGCAATGAGAAGATTTTTCAAGATCCCAAGATTCAAGAACATCTTCTCAGAGTTGAAGGGGTGGTACGAAACTACAGCCTGTATGCAACTGTTGGAGGCACACAGATTGAAGTGGATGCAAACCTGCAAAACAGCCTCTGGAAGCAACGTCAAGTTTCCTTTTACCTTGGATTCACCATCAGAGGACCTGTAGCCTTTAGCATCCAGACCAAAACTACAGAAAAGG AAATGTCAGAGATGGATGTTTCAAAACCTGGAGAAGTAAAACCCAACCTGTCTGCCTGCCCAGATACCACTAAAG GGTCCTCTGGGATGTTGACGCCTTCTGGAAATGATGGCAGTGCAATG AAACAGGACTCCACTTAG